A single Dermacentor albipictus isolate Rhodes 1998 colony chromosome 3, USDA_Dalb.pri_finalv2, whole genome shotgun sequence DNA region contains:
- the LOC135905215 gene encoding uncharacterized protein, whose product MGSQGAVVAANSGRGDRIDGMDTEGYEVVLPTLPSGRSVLNTLFLHADVRSKPYRVEHFRDTLARLGLLPEVVALGAYQMSHVWAVTFKSTEGIKKALACGEMKVKGQRCLVIDPANQDVRLKLHWLLFNVADDDVRVALAPFGKVTEVSKEKWRVQGIQDKGSTTRLVRLKLHNGIKVDDLPHQLRVAGDMALLVAPGRAPLCLRCHSKGHIRRECRVPRCTHCRRFGHEESQCVKTYASVAGPVGREYTAELVMDEADAEEAASEATSKLEELDEATLTPPDMPQDASVNKESRKLTDAAGDATGVVKVQDASTPSKSPEEPAVMEVSEGTSGASVSKRGHDATLDEHEALAARISEGPPPKAAIIRRSTLRARPNLPPDRRAAETPPT is encoded by the coding sequence ATGGGCTCCCAAGGAGCGGTGGTTGCGGCTAACAGCGGCCGCGGTGACAGGATCGACGGAATGGATACCGAGGGATACGAAGTGGTTTTGCCTACTCTGCCATCAGGTCGTAGTGTTTTGAATACGTTATTTTTGCACGCGGATGTCCGGTCGAAGCCTTACAGAGTCGAACATTTCCGGGACACGTTGGCGCGTCTTGGTTTGCTCCCCGAAGTGGTAGCGTTGGGGGCATATCAGATGAGCCACGTATGGGCTGTGACTTTCAAGAGCACGGAAGGGATAAAGAAGGCTTTGGCATGCGGCGAAATGAAGGTGAAGGGCCAACGTTGTTTGGTTATTGATCCGGCAAACCAGGACGTGCGTCTGAAGCTTCACTGGCTTCTTTTCAATGTGGCTGACGATGATGTGCGTGTAGCGCTTGCTCCGTTCGGAAAGGTGACCGAGGTCTCGAAGGAAAAGTGGAGAGTTCAAGGGATCCAAGACAAGGGATCGACGACACGCCTCGTGCGCCTCAAGCTCCATAACGGCATTAAGGTTGATGACCTTCCACACCAGCTTCGCGTAGCCGGTGACATGGCCCTTTTAGTCGCGCCCGGAAGAGCGCCACTGTGCCTGCGGTGTCACAGTAAGGGCCATATCAGACGAGAATGCCGAGTTCCTCGCTGCACGCACTGCCGTCGTTTTGGACACGAAGAATCTCAGTGCGTGAAGACGTACGCAAGTGTTGCGGGGCCGGTTGGTAGAGAATACACTGCGGAACTCGTCATGGACGAGGCTGACGCTGAAGAAGCCGCAAGCGAAGCAACATCGAAGCTCGAGGAACTTGATGAGGCAACGTTAACCCCGCCCGACATGCCCCAGGACGCGAGTGTTAACAAGGAAAGCCGAAAGCTGACCGACGCAGCTGGCGACGCCACCGGCGTCGTGAAAGTGCAGGATGCCTCAACGCCGTCGAAGTCACCTGAGGAGCCAGCAGTCATGGAAGTAAGCGAGGGAACAAGCGGAGCCTCAGTCTCCAAGCGCGGCCACGACGCTACGCTGGACGAGCATGAGGCCCTGGCTGCAAGGATCTCGGAAGGACCACCGCCAAAGGCGGCGATCATTCGGCGGTCAACGCTGAGGGCGCGTCCGAACTTACCTCCGGACCGGAGGGCGGCGGAGACGCCGCCGACGTAG